One Negativicoccus succinicivorans genomic window, GGCCGCGATTTTGGCGATGGCGCGGGCCGGAGTACATGGCCGTTTGGTCACGGACGAAGGCGCCGCACAGGCAATTTATCAAATAGTGAACAGCCAGAGGAGGCAAACTCATGTCAACAAAAGTCGGGATTAACGGATTTGGACGAATCGGCAGAAACGTATTTCGCGTAGCGATGAACAACCCGGAAGTGGAAATCGTCGCGATCAACGATCCGGGCAACATCGAAGCATTGGCGCATTTACTGCAGTACGATTCCGTGCATGGCGAAATCGATGCGAAAATTGAAATCAAAGGCTCCGCGCTTGTCATTGACGGGAAAGAAATCGAAGTCACTCAGGAACTGGATCCGGCGAAGATTCCCTGGGGTACAAACGGCGCCGAAGTAGTCATTGAATCCACCGGTCGCTTTACCAATGCGGAAGATGCGAAAAAACATTTGCATGAAACGGTGAAAAAAGTTGTGATTTCCGCGCCGGCGAAAAACGAAGACATTACGATTGTCATGGGCGTTAACCAGGATAAATATGATGCCGCTAAGCATCATGTCATTTCCAACGCGTCTTGCACGACGAACTGCCTCGCTCCGTTTACGAAAGTATTGCATGATACCTTCGGGATCAAAAAAGGTCTCATGACCACAGTGCATGCGTACACGAACGACCAGCGTTTGCTGGACTTGCCGCATAAAGATATGCGTCGCGCCCGCGCGGCCGCGCAGAACATCATCCCGACGAGCACCGGCGCGGCGAAAGCGATCGCTCTCGTGATTCCGGAACTCAAAGGCAAATTGAACGGCTTCGCTATGCGTGTACCGGTACCGAATGTATCGATTACCGATTTGACCTGCGAAGTCGAAAAAAACACGACAGTCGAAGAAGTCAACGCGGCGCTGAAAAAAGCGGCGGAAGGCGAACTCAAAGGCATCCTCGGTTACTCGGAAAAACCGCTTGTTTCCAGCGACTACAACGGTTGCCCGAACAGCTCGACA contains:
- the gap gene encoding type I glyceraldehyde-3-phosphate dehydrogenase, producing the protein MSTKVGINGFGRIGRNVFRVAMNNPEVEIVAINDPGNIEALAHLLQYDSVHGEIDAKIEIKGSALVIDGKEIEVTQELDPAKIPWGTNGAEVVIESTGRFTNAEDAKKHLHETVKKVVISAPAKNEDITIVMGVNQDKYDAAKHHVISNASCTTNCLAPFTKVLHDTFGIKKGLMTTVHAYTNDQRLLDLPHKDMRRARAAAQNIIPTSTGAAKAIALVIPELKGKLNGFAMRVPVPNVSITDLTCEVEKNTTVEEVNAALKKAAEGELKGILGYSEKPLVSSDYNGCPNSSTVDSLLTSVIDGNMVKVVSWYDNEWGYSNRLVDLVSYIGKQGL